Proteins encoded by one window of Prevotella nigrescens:
- a CDS encoding 3-phosphoshikimate 1-carboxyvinyltransferase — MQYKITPPTHIEDTIQLPASKSISNRALIIHALAGGNIMPENLSTCDDTAVIARAFKDNPYEIDIMAAGTAMRFMTAYLSVTEGEHVLTGTERMKQRPIKILVDALRSLGADIQYVGEEGFPPLRIKGKRLTGGSIEVAGNVSSQYVSALLMIGPTLEKGLELKLLGNVISRPYIDLTLNVMHEYGADAEWTDIDTITIRPKRYEERSYTIENDWTSASYWYAILTLLNDRKSYIRFTGLKNGSRQGDSAIKYIFSLLGVKTCFADKEMDELTDVTITQKPQKLPRLEYDFKNQPDLAQTLMALCPIMNIPFKFMGLSSLKLKETDRIEAMKIEMAKLGYVLHDTNDSEMSWDGERCEVSDPIVIDTYKDHRMAMTFAPLSIKLGELFINNPEVVSKSYPHFWNDLQKAGFIIEEIK, encoded by the coding sequence ATGCAATACAAAATAACACCTCCAACGCATATTGAAGATACCATTCAGCTTCCCGCATCGAAAAGCATCAGCAACCGCGCACTGATTATCCATGCGCTCGCAGGCGGAAACATTATGCCCGAAAACCTTTCTACTTGCGACGACACAGCTGTTATAGCACGTGCTTTTAAAGATAATCCATACGAAATAGACATTATGGCAGCAGGTACGGCAATGCGCTTTATGACTGCCTATCTGTCTGTTACAGAAGGTGAACACGTGCTGACGGGAACCGAACGAATGAAGCAACGCCCTATAAAAATACTGGTTGATGCGCTGCGTTCTCTTGGAGCAGACATTCAATATGTAGGCGAAGAGGGTTTCCCACCATTGCGAATCAAAGGTAAGAGACTGACAGGAGGGAGCATAGAAGTAGCAGGAAACGTTAGTTCGCAATATGTTTCGGCGTTGCTAATGATTGGACCGACATTGGAAAAAGGGCTTGAACTGAAGCTTTTAGGCAATGTGATTTCGCGCCCTTACATCGATCTTACACTGAACGTAATGCACGAATATGGAGCCGACGCAGAGTGGACAGATATAGATACGATTACCATTCGCCCCAAACGCTACGAGGAGCGAAGTTACACGATAGAAAACGATTGGACGTCAGCCAGCTATTGGTATGCCATACTCACCTTGCTGAACGACCGTAAGTCGTACATTCGCTTTACAGGACTAAAGAACGGATCACGTCAAGGAGACTCTGCCATAAAGTACATATTCTCTTTATTAGGTGTAAAAACCTGTTTTGCTGACAAAGAAATGGACGAACTTACAGATGTAACCATCACCCAAAAACCACAGAAATTGCCTCGTTTGGAATACGATTTTAAGAACCAACCCGACTTGGCACAAACGCTAATGGCACTTTGTCCCATTATGAATATCCCCTTTAAGTTCATGGGTTTAAGTAGCTTGAAACTAAAAGAAACCGACCGTATCGAGGCCATGAAAATAGAAATGGCAAAGTTAGGATATGTATTACACGACACAAATGATTCGGAAATGTCGTGGGACGGCGAGCGCTGTGAAGTGTCTGACCCTATCGTAATAGATACCTACAAGGACCATCGTATGGCAATGACCTTCGCCCCATTAAGCATTAAGTTGGGCGAATTATTCATTAATAATCCTGAAGTAGTTTCAAAATCGTATCCTCATTTCTGGAACGATTTGCAAAAGGCAGGATTCATAATAGAGGAAATAAAGTAA
- a CDS encoding PglZ domain-containing protein — translation MSNGLLLWVDDEIELLKAHIIFLEKKGYEVVTVSNGADAIEQCRTQTFDLVLLDEQMPGLSGLETLQKMKEIQPATPIVMVTKSEEEDIMNQAIGAKIADYLIKPVNPSQILLTLKKNIHRREIVTEVTQTGYQQEYQQLAMQISDCRDFNDWVEVYKRLVKWELELSSADSNMTEMLTMQKEDANNGFAKYIAKNYLNWVAPNDGKGKEKASRPLMSPDIFKSRVFPMIDKGEKVFLIVIDNLRVDQWRILSEELAELFDIDEDFYMTILPTATQYARNAIFSGLMPLQIAQMFPDLWVDEDEEEGKNLNEKPLIQTQIDRYRRHDKFSYHKIFDSNGAEKFMQQLNNLQQNDLNVLVVNFIDMLSHARTEMKMIRELASDESAYRSLTLSWFRHNVLSDVFRELAKSDYKIILTTDHGSIRTTKPVKIIGDRNTNTNLRYKLGKNLNYNSKEVFTIKAPQQAQLPAPNLSTSYVFATGNSFFAYPNNYNYYVSYYKDTFQHGGISIEEMIVPIITLTPKSVKLTQNTKR, via the coding sequence ATGAGCAACGGACTTTTATTATGGGTAGACGACGAAATAGAACTTCTCAAAGCCCACATCATATTTCTCGAGAAGAAAGGATACGAGGTCGTAACTGTCAGCAACGGTGCCGATGCGATAGAACAATGTCGCACACAAACGTTCGACCTTGTACTTCTTGATGAGCAAATGCCCGGTCTGTCAGGACTTGAAACCCTGCAGAAGATGAAAGAAATACAGCCTGCCACGCCCATTGTCATGGTAACAAAGAGCGAGGAGGAAGATATAATGAACCAAGCCATCGGCGCAAAGATAGCCGATTACTTGATTAAGCCCGTCAATCCCAGTCAGATCTTGCTGACATTAAAAAAGAATATCCACCGCAGAGAGATTGTTACCGAAGTTACACAAACAGGTTATCAGCAGGAATACCAACAGCTTGCAATGCAAATAAGCGACTGCCGAGACTTCAACGATTGGGTAGAGGTCTACAAACGATTGGTGAAATGGGAATTGGAACTTAGCAGTGCAGACAGCAATATGACCGAAATGCTCACTATGCAGAAAGAAGATGCCAACAACGGTTTTGCTAAATACATTGCCAAGAACTATCTCAACTGGGTAGCACCAAACGATGGAAAGGGCAAGGAGAAAGCATCTCGCCCCCTTATGAGCCCCGATATTTTCAAAAGCCGTGTATTTCCGATGATAGACAAAGGCGAGAAAGTCTTTTTAATCGTAATAGATAATCTCCGCGTAGACCAATGGCGCATCTTGTCGGAAGAACTCGCAGAGTTGTTCGATATAGACGAAGACTTTTATATGACGATACTGCCGACGGCAACCCAATACGCTCGCAATGCGATATTCAGCGGGCTTATGCCACTTCAGATTGCCCAAATGTTTCCCGACTTATGGGTAGACGAGGACGAAGAAGAAGGCAAAAACCTGAACGAGAAGCCACTCATTCAAACGCAAATAGACCGCTATCGCCGCCACGATAAGTTCTCTTACCATAAGATTTTCGACTCAAACGGTGCAGAAAAGTTTATGCAGCAACTTAATAATCTGCAACAAAACGACTTGAATGTATTGGTTGTAAACTTCATAGATATGCTTTCTCACGCTCGCACAGAGATGAAAATGATTCGCGAATTGGCGAGCGACGAAAGTGCCTACCGTTCTTTAACACTCAGTTGGTTCAGACACAACGTCCTGTCCGATGTATTCCGAGAGTTGGCAAAGTCTGATTATAAAATCATTCTGACCACCGACCATGGCTCTATCCGTACAACCAAGCCTGTAAAAATCATTGGCGACAGAAACACAAACACCAATCTTCGATACAAATTGGGCAAGAACCTGAACTATAATTCAAAAGAAGTGTTCACCATTAAAGCCCCACAGCAGGCGCAACTTCCTGCTCCAAACCTTAGCACAAGCTATGTTTTTGCAACGGGCAACAGCTTCTTTGCCTATCCGAACAACTACAACTACTATGTGTCGTACTACAAAGACACGTTCCAACACGGTGGAATTTCCATCGAGGAAATGATAGTTCCAATCATAACGCTGACACCCAAAAGCGTCAAGCTTACACAGAACACCAAAAGATAA
- the tsaE gene encoding tRNA (adenosine(37)-N6)-threonylcarbamoyltransferase complex ATPase subunit type 1 TsaE, whose product MEIKIESLATIHEAAKKFIDNIGNNKVFAFYGKMGAGKTTFTKAICEVLGVEDVITSPTFAIVNEYTDGKGSPIYHFDFYRIKKLEEVYDMGYEDYFYSGNLCLLEWPELIEDIMPEDTVKVQIKEQPDGTRLVSF is encoded by the coding sequence ATGGAAATCAAAATAGAAAGTCTTGCAACCATTCACGAGGCTGCAAAAAAGTTTATAGACAACATCGGCAACAACAAAGTATTTGCCTTTTACGGTAAAATGGGAGCTGGAAAAACGACCTTCACCAAAGCCATTTGCGAAGTCTTAGGTGTGGAAGACGTTATTACTTCGCCTACTTTCGCCATCGTAAACGAATATACCGACGGCAAGGGCAGCCCTATTTACCATTTCGACTTCTATCGCATCAAGAAGTTGGAAGAAGTCTACGATATGGGCTATGAAGACTATTTTTACAGCGGAAACCTTTGTTTATTGGAGTGGCCAGAGCTTATTGAGGACATTATGCCCGAGGATACCGTTAAAGTACAGATAAAAGAACAGCCTGACGGAACCCGCTTAGTTTCATTTTAA
- a CDS encoding transposase, with the protein MVIPRKCNFTQMGRYGKRVEQCYRQTAERSVNWLEMNMWLSAFAFREGKGRNTIVIDPSFIKKAGKHTPYVGMFWSGCAGAVKHGLEFLGIGVIDVDLHECMMLKAVQPTLEKGEEKKEMSLYDWHAKVLGDDKVTLQRICKVLVADSAFSKRPFIDKVMEMGFHVVSRLLHDAALFYTWDGEPTGKPGRPPYQR; encoded by the coding sequence ATGGTCATCCCAAGGAAATGTAATTTCACGCAGATGGGACGCTATGGAAAGCGTGTCGAGCAATGCTATCGGCAGACGGCAGAGCGCAGCGTGAACTGGCTCGAAATGAACATGTGGCTGAGTGCTTTCGCCTTCAGGGAGGGTAAGGGTCGCAATACCATCGTCATTGATCCAAGCTTCATCAAGAAGGCTGGGAAGCATACCCCATACGTGGGTATGTTTTGGTCGGGCTGTGCAGGTGCGGTAAAGCACGGTCTTGAGTTCCTCGGCATCGGTGTGATAGACGTGGACTTGCATGAGTGTATGATGCTCAAGGCTGTGCAGCCCACATTGGAAAAAGGGGAGGAGAAAAAAGAGATGAGCCTGTACGACTGGCATGCCAAGGTATTGGGGGACGACAAGGTAACCTTACAGCGTATTTGCAAGGTTCTTGTCGCCGACTCAGCCTTCTCCAAAAGGCCTTTCATCGACAAGGTAATGGAGATGGGATTCCATGTTGTGAGCCGCCTGCTTCATGACGCAGCCTTGTTCTACACATGGGACGGGGAACCCACGGGAAAGCCCGGCCGTCCCCCGTATCAAAGATGA
- a CDS encoding IS30 family transposase, producing MYKQLTSEQRYTISVLLQNRTKQKEIAKAINVSPSTVSREIRRNSGARGRYNWETAQANAVQTKRKQPGNHSISKDVMEEAKHLLVTEQWSPEQISGVLAKDGKYISHETIYRMIRKDKAEGGTLYKHCRHKLKRRARPVGGRRISIPNRTSTSERPAEVDGKRFGDFEMDTIVGRGNHGAIVTLIERSTNMLFMRKLKKGKNAKDLARTVIHLLSPFKEHVKSITTDNGTEFACHEMIGKSLGVTIYFAGPYASWQKGAIENANGLIRQYVSKTETFEHVSHQQITKYSKKINIRPRKKLEFKTPHECFYEQIK from the coding sequence ATGTACAAACAATTAACCTCGGAGCAAAGGTACACAATTTCTGTACTACTCCAAAATAGAACGAAACAAAAAGAGATTGCCAAAGCGATAAATGTAAGTCCAAGTACAGTGTCTCGTGAAATAAGACGTAATAGTGGAGCCAGAGGACGCTATAATTGGGAAACAGCCCAAGCAAATGCAGTACAAACAAAGCGTAAACAGCCAGGCAATCATTCAATCAGTAAGGATGTCATGGAAGAGGCAAAGCATCTTCTTGTTACCGAGCAATGGTCTCCGGAACAAATATCCGGTGTATTGGCCAAGGACGGCAAGTATATTAGCCATGAGACCATATATCGTATGATACGTAAGGACAAGGCAGAAGGAGGAACATTATATAAACACTGTCGTCACAAGCTGAAGCGTCGCGCCAGACCTGTTGGTGGCAGGCGCATATCCATACCCAATAGAACAAGCACCAGTGAGAGACCTGCTGAAGTTGACGGAAAACGCTTTGGAGACTTCGAGATGGACACGATTGTTGGAAGAGGAAATCATGGGGCCATCGTGACACTGATAGAGCGCAGTACAAACATGCTGTTTATGAGAAAACTCAAAAAGGGGAAAAATGCCAAAGACCTGGCACGCACTGTAATACATTTGCTGTCTCCATTCAAAGAGCATGTCAAGTCTATTACAACTGACAACGGTACTGAATTCGCTTGTCATGAAATGATAGGCAAAAGCCTTGGTGTCACCATCTATTTTGCTGGCCCATACGCTTCATGGCAGAAGGGGGCTATAGAAAATGCTAACGGACTGATTAGACAATACGTGTCAAAAACTGAAACATTTGAACATGTCAGCCATCAACAAATCACAAAGTATTCAAAGAAAATTAACATCAGACCAAGAAAGAAATTAGAATTTAAAACACCACATGAGTGCTTTTACGAACAAATTAAGTAA
- a CDS encoding PH domain-containing protein, translated as MEKVHKTKIAIWLICAIIGFTVIPIIPVLVYDFSWIVVTIVALILFFALFSLFDIRYTIHNNILSVKCGMLSTTNYDINQIRKIKDTNSILAAPAASLDRIAIYFIQQKTPLIISPKDKNGFIRNLQSINPNIVYSNDK; from the coding sequence ATGGAAAAAGTTCATAAAACAAAAATTGCAATTTGGCTAATATGTGCCATTATAGGATTCACTGTAATTCCTATAATACCCGTATTAGTATACGATTTTTCGTGGATTGTAGTGACAATTGTAGCATTAATTCTCTTTTTTGCTCTTTTCTCTCTTTTTGATATCCGCTATACTATCCATAATAACATCCTCTCTGTTAAATGCGGTATGTTATCAACCACCAATTATGACATAAATCAAATAAGAAAAATAAAAGACACAAATTCTATTCTTGCTGCACCGGCAGCCTCGCTAGATCGAATAGCAATATATTTCATCCAACAAAAAACACCTCTTATTATTTCACCAAAAGACAAAAATGGTTTCATAAGGAATCTACAATCTATAAATCCCAATATTGTATATAGTAACGATAAATGA
- a CDS encoding DUF4339 domain-containing protein, which yields MEYYINVDNKKQGPYSLKELAERKVEATTLVMASNSNEWQPAWQIDELRPILMGNANDKINKLEEEPVVTGTPFNDIPHVEAQPIENVYIERPIQEKPKKHYGCLVGFLISFVALIFLLIFTCPPADDHKRVLSDVVTSTINDAETSAVTDTTDELTAKALQTFNDVFTKRIINGAMDNLVSVDNYFVGSVGKINIGGKSYIVSVGVLNHIFTLNKDQLKLAAEKYYKKTKIDVQSDFQKDAEKLLKEKVIDPAQDKIKEMAGSVVDELLDGIGLSSGQKSSSTKSAQPKDSI from the coding sequence ATGGAATATTATATTAATGTAGATAACAAGAAACAAGGTCCATATAGTTTAAAAGAACTTGCTGAGCGCAAAGTAGAAGCAACCACATTGGTGATGGCTTCAAATTCGAATGAATGGCAACCTGCATGGCAAATAGATGAACTGCGTCCCATTCTAATGGGAAATGCAAATGACAAAATCAATAAATTAGAAGAGGAGCCTGTTGTAACCGGTACTCCTTTCAACGATATTCCCCACGTAGAAGCGCAACCAATAGAGAATGTATACATAGAAAGACCTATTCAGGAGAAACCTAAAAAACATTATGGGTGCCTGGTTGGGTTTCTTATCTCGTTTGTGGCACTTATTTTTCTCTTGATTTTCACTTGCCCTCCAGCCGATGACCATAAACGTGTATTGTCTGATGTCGTAACTTCTACTATAAACGATGCAGAAACCTCAGCTGTTACAGATACTACCGATGAATTAACCGCAAAAGCATTGCAAACGTTTAACGATGTTTTTACAAAGAGAATTATAAATGGTGCAATGGACAACTTGGTGAGTGTCGACAACTACTTTGTTGGTTCGGTAGGGAAAATCAACATTGGCGGAAAAAGCTATATAGTTTCAGTGGGTGTACTCAACCACATATTTACGCTAAATAAAGACCAGCTAAAATTAGCTGCAGAGAAATATTACAAGAAAACAAAAATAGATGTTCAATCTGACTTTCAAAAAGATGCTGAGAAATTATTGAAAGAAAAGGTTATAGATCCTGCACAAGATAAAATAAAAGAGATGGCTGGTTCGGTTGTAGACGAATTACTCGATGGTATAGGTTTATCTTCTGGACAAAAATCTTCAAGCACTAAATCTGCACAACCAAAAGATTCTATTTAA
- the ffh gene encoding signal recognition particle protein — translation MFENLSDRLERSFKILKGEGKITEINVAETLKDVRRALLDADVNYKVAKSFTDTVKQKALGMNVLTAVKPGQLMVKIVHDELAKLMGGESVGLKIENKPAIILMSGLQGSGKTTFSGKLANLLKTKEHKKPLLVACDVYRPAAIQQLKVVGESVDVPVYSEPDSKNVNAIAENAIKQAKANGNDVVIIDTAGRLAVDAEMMNEIESLKEHVSPDEILFVVDSMTGQDAVNTAKEFNDRLDFDGVVLTKLDGDTRGGAALSIRTVVTKPIKFIGTGEKMDALDVFHPTRMADRILGMGDVVSLVERAQEQFDEEEAKRLQKKILKNKFDFNDFYNQIQQIKKMGNLKDLAAMIPGVGKAIRDVDIDDNAFKGIEAIIQSMTPKERTSPEVLNNSRRQRIAKGSGTNIQEVNRLIKQFEQTRKMMKMVTGSKMAGMMGKMKNMPGMPKMPKL, via the coding sequence ATGTTTGAGAATTTAAGCGATAGACTTGAGCGCTCCTTTAAAATATTAAAAGGAGAGGGAAAGATTACAGAAATAAACGTAGCAGAAACGTTGAAAGATGTTCGTCGTGCATTGTTAGATGCCGATGTCAATTATAAAGTTGCAAAATCGTTTACCGACACCGTAAAGCAAAAAGCTTTAGGAATGAACGTTTTGACAGCCGTAAAGCCAGGACAGCTTATGGTGAAAATCGTTCACGATGAGTTGGCAAAATTGATGGGCGGGGAATCTGTCGGGCTAAAAATAGAGAATAAACCAGCCATAATCCTAATGAGTGGATTGCAAGGTTCTGGTAAAACCACGTTTTCTGGTAAATTAGCCAATCTGTTAAAAACAAAAGAACACAAAAAGCCATTGCTTGTAGCTTGCGATGTATATCGTCCGGCTGCTATTCAGCAGTTAAAAGTTGTAGGCGAATCGGTAGACGTTCCTGTATATAGCGAACCCGATAGTAAGAATGTGAATGCTATAGCAGAGAATGCTATTAAGCAAGCAAAAGCCAATGGGAACGATGTCGTTATTATTGATACTGCCGGTCGTTTGGCTGTTGATGCTGAAATGATGAACGAGATAGAAAGCCTGAAAGAACACGTAAGTCCTGATGAGATCTTATTTGTAGTGGATTCTATGACGGGTCAAGATGCGGTAAACACAGCGAAAGAATTCAATGACAGATTGGACTTCGATGGTGTAGTACTTACAAAACTTGATGGTGATACGCGTGGTGGTGCTGCATTGTCTATTCGTACGGTTGTAACAAAGCCAATAAAGTTTATTGGTACTGGTGAGAAAATGGACGCATTAGACGTTTTCCACCCTACAAGAATGGCTGACCGTATATTAGGTATGGGTGATGTCGTTTCGCTTGTAGAACGTGCTCAAGAACAATTTGACGAAGAAGAAGCGAAAAGACTTCAAAAGAAAATACTGAAAAACAAATTCGATTTTAACGATTTCTATAACCAGATACAGCAAATTAAGAAAATGGGTAACCTGAAAGATCTTGCTGCAATGATTCCTGGTGTGGGAAAAGCTATACGTGATGTAGATATTGACGATAATGCCTTTAAAGGAATAGAAGCAATCATACAGAGTATGACACCAAAAGAAAGAACCAGTCCGGAAGTGCTGAATAATTCTCGGCGTCAGCGTATAGCAAAAGGATCAGGTACCAATATACAAGAGGTAAACAGACTCATAAAACAATTTGAACAGACACGTAAAATGATGAAAATGGTTACGGGATCTAAAATGGCAGGAATGATGGGCAAGATGAAAAATATGCCCGGTATGCCAAAGATGCCTAAACTATAA
- the folD gene encoding bifunctional methylenetetrahydrofolate dehydrogenase/methenyltetrahydrofolate cyclohydrolase FolD — translation MNYKLIDGKATATAIKKEIAEEVRKIVEAGGKRPHLAAVLVGHDGGSETYVKNKVLACEACGFKSSLIRFESDVTEEELLACVDKLNNDDDVDGFIMQLPLPKHIDEQKIIMAVDYRKDVDGFHPINVGRMSIGLPCFISATPLGMLTLLQHYNIPTSGKKCVILGRSNIVGKPMAQLMMQKQFGDATVTVCHSHSKTLKEECLAADIIIAAIGKPEFVTADMVKEGAVILDVGTTRVPDSSRASGFRLTGDVKFDEVAPKCSYITPVPGGVGPMTICSLMKNTLAAGKKEYYK, via the coding sequence ATGAATTATAAACTTATTGATGGAAAAGCCACCGCAACGGCTATTAAAAAGGAAATTGCGGAAGAAGTACGTAAAATTGTTGAGGCTGGTGGAAAACGACCACACCTTGCAGCTGTACTCGTTGGACACGATGGCGGAAGCGAAACTTATGTAAAAAACAAAGTGTTAGCTTGTGAAGCCTGCGGTTTTAAATCTTCGCTGATTCGTTTTGAAAGCGACGTTACAGAAGAGGAATTGCTCGCATGTGTGGACAAGTTAAATAACGACGATGATGTCGATGGATTTATTATGCAGCTTCCATTGCCAAAACATATCGACGAACAAAAAATAATAATGGCAGTGGACTATCGTAAAGATGTAGATGGATTCCACCCAATTAATGTTGGCAGAATGTCCATTGGCTTACCATGCTTCATATCAGCAACACCATTAGGAATGCTAACCCTACTTCAGCACTATAATATTCCAACATCTGGGAAGAAATGCGTTATCCTCGGAAGAAGCAATATTGTTGGCAAGCCAATGGCACAACTTATGATGCAAAAACAGTTCGGAGATGCTACAGTTACTGTGTGCCATTCACATTCAAAAACATTAAAAGAAGAGTGCTTGGCAGCCGATATTATTATAGCGGCTATTGGTAAACCTGAATTTGTTACAGCCGATATGGTAAAAGAAGGTGCTGTAATACTTGATGTAGGAACAACCCGTGTTCCCGATTCTTCTCGGGCAAGTGGTTTTCGATTGACAGGAGATGTAAAGTTCGATGAAGTTGCACCAAAATGTTCTTATATAACGCCAGTTCCAGGTGGAGTAGGTCCAATGACAATATGTTCTTTAATGAAGAATACACTTGCTGCAGGAAAGAAAGAATACTATAAATAG
- a CDS encoding tetratricopeptide repeat protein — protein MTAEDFFRQGNEYRKKGDLKKAMNCYLEAIELDPESPALEAKKMLEDIFNFYNKDAYNP, from the coding sequence ATGACTGCGGAAGATTTTTTCCGACAGGGCAATGAATACAGAAAGAAAGGCGATTTAAAGAAAGCAATGAATTGTTACTTAGAGGCAATAGAGCTCGACCCAGAGTCTCCTGCCTTAGAAGCAAAGAAAATGTTAGAAGACATTTTCAATTTTTACAACAAGGACGCTTATAATCCTTAA
- a CDS encoding ferredoxin family protein codes for MSKIKGAIVVNTDRCKGCQLCIIACPKDVIDMAQKQVNAHGYTYVEPVHADLCVGCAACAVVCPDGCITVYKKRVEE; via the coding sequence ATGAGCAAGATTAAAGGAGCAATTGTCGTTAACACTGATAGATGTAAAGGCTGTCAATTGTGCATTATTGCCTGTCCTAAAGATGTAATTGACATGGCTCAAAAGCAAGTTAATGCCCATGGATATACATACGTAGAACCTGTACACGCTGATTTATGTGTTGGATGTGCAGCTTGTGCTGTAGTATGTCCTGATGGCTGTATCACTGTATACAAAAAAAGAGTGGAGGAATAA
- a CDS encoding 3-methyl-2-oxobutanoate dehydrogenase subunit VorB, which yields MAEQEVTLMKGNEAIAHAAIRCGADGYFGYPITPQSEIIETLALLKPWETTGMVVLQAESETSSINMIYGGAGAGKRVLTSSSSPGVALMQEGISYMAGAELPGVFVNVQRGGPGLGTIQPSQSDYFQATRGGGNGDYNVIVLAPNSVQEMADFVDLAFELAFKYRNPAMILSDGVIGQMMEKVILPPIKPRRTEEEIEKECPWASMGRKGGRTPNIITSLELKSEVMEKRNLHLQEKYKKIKETETRFETSQCEDADYLIVSFGSASRIGEKAVELAREQGLKVGLFRPITLWPFPSKELVEISKGKKGILVSEINAGQMVQDVRLAIDGTLPVEHFGRLGGIVPEPEEIVKALKDKLVK from the coding sequence ATGGCAGAACAAGAAGTAACATTAATGAAAGGCAACGAAGCCATAGCGCACGCTGCAATACGTTGTGGTGCAGATGGATATTTCGGCTATCCTATTACTCCGCAAAGTGAAATAATTGAAACATTAGCACTGTTGAAGCCATGGGAAACAACAGGTATGGTAGTTTTACAAGCTGAAAGCGAAACCTCTTCTATCAATATGATATATGGAGGTGCTGGTGCTGGAAAACGAGTATTAACATCTTCATCTTCACCAGGTGTGGCTTTAATGCAAGAAGGAATAAGCTATATGGCAGGTGCAGAACTTCCTGGTGTTTTTGTTAATGTACAACGTGGAGGACCAGGATTAGGTACAATTCAACCAAGCCAGAGTGATTATTTCCAAGCAACAAGAGGAGGAGGGAATGGAGACTATAATGTCATAGTATTAGCTCCTAATTCTGTTCAGGAAATGGCGGATTTTGTAGATTTAGCTTTTGAATTAGCATTTAAGTATCGTAATCCTGCAATGATTCTTTCTGATGGGGTAATTGGTCAAATGATGGAAAAAGTAATTCTGCCTCCGATTAAACCACGTCGTACAGAAGAAGAAATAGAAAAAGAATGCCCATGGGCAAGTATGGGACGTAAGGGCGGACGTACTCCAAATATCATAACATCTCTCGAACTGAAATCTGAGGTGATGGAAAAAAGAAACCTGCACCTACAAGAGAAATATAAAAAAATAAAAGAAACAGAAACGCGCTTCGAAACAAGTCAATGTGAAGATGCTGATTATCTGATAGTAAGTTTTGGTAGTGCTTCTCGTATAGGAGAAAAGGCTGTGGAATTAGCACGTGAACAGGGTTTAAAGGTTGGATTATTCCGTCCCATAACTCTGTGGCCATTCCCAAGTAAGGAGCTTGTTGAAATCTCTAAAGGAAAGAAAGGTATATTGGTAAGCGAAATTAATGCAGGACAAATGGTTCAAGATGTTAGACTTGCAATTGATGGAACACTACCAGTAGAACATTTTGGAAGATTGGGTGGTATAGTTCCAGAACCGGAAGAGATTGTTAAAGCACTAAAAGATAAACTCGTAAAATAA